A single genomic interval of Colius striatus isolate bColStr4 chromosome 9, bColStr4.1.hap1, whole genome shotgun sequence harbors:
- the TWIST2 gene encoding twist-related protein 2: MEESSSSPVSPVDSLGTSEEELERQPKRFGRKRRYSKKSSEDGSPNPGKRGKKSSPSSQSYEELQSQRILANVRERQRTQSLNEAFAALRKIIPTLPSDKLSKIQTLKLAARYIDFLYQVLQSDEMDSKMTSCSYVAHERLSYAFSVWRMEGAWSMSASH; this comes from the coding sequence ATGGAAGAAAGTTCCAGTTCTCCTGTTTCCCCTGTGGATAGCTTGGGGACCAGTGAAGAGGAGCTGGAAAGGCAGCCAAAGAGATTTGGCAGGAAGAGAAGATACAGTAAGAAGTCCAGCGAAGATGGCAGCCCCAACCCGGGGAAGAGGGGTAAAAAGTCCAGTCCCAGCTCCCAATCTTATGAAGAACTGCAGAGCCAGAGGATCCTGGCCAATGtcagagagaggcagaggacTCAGTCACTCAATGAAGCTTTTGCCGCCCTGAGGAAAATCATCCCCACTTTGCCCTCTGACAAACTCAGCAAAATCCAGACCCTCAAGCTGGCAGCGCGGTATATAGACTTCCTCTACCAGGTGCTACAGAGCGACGAGATGGACAGTAAGATGACAAGCTGCAGTTATGTGGCTCATGAGAGGCTGAGTTATGCCTTCTCTGTATGGAGGATGGAGGGAGCATGGTCTATGTCGGCCTCCCACTAG